One region of Flavobacterium sp. KACC 22763 genomic DNA includes:
- a CDS encoding OmpH family outer membrane protein, with translation MIINILLITISTVLLVLHLMQPETKILYVDNAKVFENFSMTKELKKNGEKEFNNRKANLDVLYSQLESTEISSIQKQTLMKQFIKEKEELNQFNDFYSSEQTSKIWTRIKSYSAEFSKENDCDIIISSDSNGNVLFADQSIDITDKLITYINQKYEGLK, from the coding sequence TTGATAATCAACATCCTGTTGATTACTATTTCAACAGTTCTATTAGTCTTGCATTTAATGCAACCGGAAACAAAAATTCTATATGTTGACAATGCCAAAGTATTTGAAAACTTTAGCATGACAAAAGAGCTTAAAAAGAATGGAGAAAAAGAGTTCAACAATAGAAAAGCTAATCTTGATGTTTTGTATTCACAATTAGAATCTACTGAAATCTCAAGCATTCAAAAACAAACCTTAATGAAACAGTTTATTAAGGAAAAAGAAGAGTTAAACCAGTTTAATGATTTCTATAGCTCCGAACAGACTTCTAAAATATGGACTAGAATAAAGAGCTATTCTGCCGAGTTCTCAAAAGAAAATGACTGCGATATTATCATTAGTTCGGACAGCAATGGTAATGTCTTATTTGCAGATCAATCTATTGACATCACAGACAAATTAATCACTTACATAAATCAAAAGTATGAAGGACTTAAATAA